The Acomys russatus chromosome 1, mAcoRus1.1, whole genome shotgun sequence genome has a window encoding:
- the Ndufb1 gene encoding NADH dehydrogenase [ubiquinone] 1 beta subcomplex subunit 1: MSLLQLLRDHWVHVLVPMGFAFGYYLDRRNDEKLTAFRNKSMLFQRSVHGSSAEL; this comes from the coding sequence ATGAGCTTACTTCAACTTCTCCGTGACCACTGGGTTCATGTACTTGTCCCTATGGGCTTTGCCTTCGGATATTACCTAGACAGGAGGAATGATGAAAAACTAACTGCCTTCCGGAATAAGAGCATGCTATTTCAAAGGTCAGTTCATGGCAGCTCTGCAGAGTTGTGA